The following are from one region of the Stanieria sp. NIES-3757 genome:
- a CDS encoding glycosyl transferase group 1 produces the protein MRILQIVPSFSPVYGGPSQMVKGLSQALAAEGIEVTIITTNTNGDNGQAPLDVPIGKPIWQDGYEIIYFPCSPFRRYKFSLDLLRWLASHTQDYHLAHIHALFSPVTSAAATIARRNKLPYILRPLGTLDPADLQKKKQLKQIYGLLWEKPNLAGAAAIHFTSEEEAKVSARFGTTTKDLVIPLGVDLPASFPPLGTTRKQLGIDNDTKLILFMSRIDPKKGLDLLLPALENLQAEDLDFHFVLAGGNPQDSDYEAQIKTKIANSPLKERTTITGFVQGDLKLGLLIDADLFVLPSYYENFGIAVAEAMAVGTPVVISNGVQIWQDIEAVAAGWVTPCDVAELTNSLREAIASDAERKQRGENARQLAKQQYSWRAIALQMIQVYQSLS, from the coding sequence ATGCGAATTCTCCAAATTGTTCCTTCATTTTCTCCTGTTTATGGTGGTCCTAGCCAAATGGTTAAAGGCTTGTCTCAAGCTTTAGCAGCCGAAGGAATTGAAGTTACCATCATTACTACTAATACTAATGGAGATAATGGACAAGCACCTTTAGATGTTCCGATTGGCAAACCTATTTGGCAAGATGGGTATGAGATTATTTATTTCCCTTGTTCCCCTTTTCGGCGATATAAATTTTCCTTAGATTTGTTGCGTTGGTTAGCTAGTCATACTCAAGATTATCATCTAGCTCATATCCATGCTTTGTTTTCTCCCGTTACTAGCGCAGCAGCTACCATTGCACGACGGAATAAATTACCTTATATTCTTCGTCCTTTAGGTACTCTCGATCCTGCCGATTTACAAAAGAAAAAACAACTTAAACAGATTTATGGTTTGTTGTGGGAAAAACCCAATTTGGCAGGTGCAGCAGCGATTCATTTTACTAGTGAAGAAGAAGCCAAAGTTTCCGCAAGATTTGGTACAACTACGAAAGATTTAGTTATTCCTTTAGGGGTAGATTTGCCAGCTAGTTTTCCCCCACTGGGAACAACAAGAAAGCAATTAGGAATAGATAATGATACTAAATTAATTCTGTTTATGTCTCGCATCGATCCTAAAAAAGGACTCGATTTGCTTTTACCTGCTTTAGAAAATTTACAAGCAGAAGATTTAGATTTTCATTTTGTCTTAGCAGGAGGAAATCCGCAAGACTCTGATTACGAAGCTCAAATTAAAACTAAAATAGCTAATTCTCCTTTAAAAGAACGAACTACCATTACAGGTTTTGTTCAAGGAGATTTAAAATTAGGTTTACTCATCGATGCAGACTTATTTGTCTTGCCTTCCTATTATGAAAATTTTGGCATTGCCGTAGCTGAAGCGATGGCGGTAGGTACGCCAGTGGTTATTTCTAACGGTGTGCAAATATGGCAAGATATTGAAGCAGTAGCAGCAGGATGGGTAACTCCTTGTGATGTAGCAGAATTAACCAACAGCTTACGGGAAGCGATCGCATCAGATGCAGAAAGGAAACAAAGAGGAGAAAACGCTCGTCAGCTAGCTAAACAACAATATAGTTGGCGTGCGATCGCACTTCAGATGATTCAAGTTTATCAAAGTTTGAGCTAA